A window of Desulfobacterales bacterium contains these coding sequences:
- a CDS encoding PQQ-binding-like beta-propeller repeat protein — MAWQKAKKLFIPFYLLLILLPSACNQNDIVGTKQWMFQTGGAIRSSPAVGTDGSIYVGSDDKHLYALNPDGTLKWTFQTGGQIRSSPAVADDGTIYFGSRDQLLYAVTPRGQKKWTFQTGGFIHSTPAIAADGAIYFGSTDKNLYALGPDGEKKWMFQTQSGIVSSPAIDRDGTIYIGSMGGSLYAIEPDGRQKWALQTRGMLISKPAIASDGTIYVVSENGRLFSVTPDGTLKWQYRPSGFIEPGPVIGPDGTIYAGAADGKLFALSPSGKEKWLFPTDGIMASSPAIAENGTIYIASVQRIYALGPNGQEKWRSETIGPIRYSSPALTPAGTILIGTMEGRVYSINGASRGLAGSQWPMYGCDLRHTSRH; from the coding sequence ATGGCCTGGCAGAAAGCTAAAAAATTATTTATTCCTTTTTACCTGCTCCTTATCCTGCTGCCGTCCGCCTGCAACCAAAACGACATCGTGGGCACCAAGCAGTGGATGTTCCAGACCGGCGGCGCGATCCGGTCGTCCCCGGCGGTCGGCACGGACGGCAGCATCTATGTGGGCTCAGACGACAAACATCTGTATGCACTAAATCCCGACGGCACACTGAAATGGACGTTTCAAACAGGCGGCCAAATCCGCTCCTCGCCGGCTGTCGCCGATGACGGCACCATCTACTTCGGCTCCCGGGATCAGTTGCTTTACGCGGTAACGCCAAGGGGCCAAAAGAAATGGACGTTTCAAACCGGCGGCTTCATCCACTCCACACCCGCGATTGCAGCGGACGGGGCCATCTATTTCGGCTCCACTGACAAAAACCTATACGCCCTGGGCCCGGACGGCGAGAAAAAATGGATGTTTCAAACCCAGAGCGGCATCGTCAGTTCACCGGCCATTGACCGGGATGGCACCATCTATATCGGTTCCATGGGCGGCAGCCTTTATGCCATTGAACCGGACGGGCGCCAAAAATGGGCGCTGCAGACCCGGGGGATGCTTATTTCAAAGCCCGCCATCGCCTCAGACGGCACGATCTATGTGGTATCCGAGAATGGCCGGCTTTTTTCCGTCACACCGGACGGCACCCTGAAATGGCAATACCGGCCCAGCGGATTTATTGAGCCCGGCCCTGTTATCGGGCCGGATGGGACCATTTATGCCGGCGCCGCAGACGGCAAGCTGTTTGCCCTGAGCCCGTCAGGTAAAGAAAAATGGCTCTTTCCGACAGACGGCATCATGGCCTCTTCGCCGGCAATCGCTGAAAACGGGACCATCTATATCGCCTCTGTCCAAAGAATATACGCCCTGGGCCCGAATGGCCAGGAAAAATGGCGGTCCGAAACCATTGGCCCGATCCGCTACTCATCCCCTGCGCTAACCCCGGCCGGCACCATTCTCATCGGCACCATGGAGGGCCGGGTTTATTCGATAAACGGGGCTTCACGCGGACTTGCCGGATCCCAGTGGCCCATGTATGGATGCGATCTCCGGCATACATCAAGGCATTAG
- a CDS encoding ribonuclease catalytic domain-containing protein translates to MEPGIIVEYIEQQRILCAVVLTGQSERVRLLNENGGEVNQKVSRLSHASETRINVNRGRDRIIEFLKETSARREAIRSHIDVRELWEVLSPMGEWVDLKTMTGLCFPENSNGDHEAALIRACFNNRIYFKFNYQWFFPHAAEEVERNMAREQEKARREQLIEDGGEWLKQLVAGQAPHPPAAFQQIVGALKSYYLFGKESNSYSLAKAILNRAGVESSDKIFDALVRLGVWTLNQNLELDRLEISIDFSGPVSETASHLPRTDHTDIEESSRRDLTDLELMTIDGQGTLDFDDALSIEPAANGHRIGVHIADVCAYVPVDGVIDREIISRGTSIYMPDMKIPMLPPRLAEDLCSLRAGEIRPAISIFFTVTPTGGIADSDIFPSYISVKRQLSYNDADLMAESDPAIRQLHKLAVDFRDQRLADGAVLISLPDISLRVFEHGEISIKKLDRNSPSRLLVSEMMIMANWQMAKFLYNKQMPAVFRSQPEPRGRLYQNPDNATLFQNWMQRRMLSRAVLLPTPEYHSGLGLDAYVTATSPIRKYFDLITQRQLRACFDLEKGYSAEQIEQIIQQVQQPMTHAAITQTRRFRYWMLKYLAGRIGQKEEAIVLDKRWDKYTILLTAYLVECRMPVSGGWELKPGDLIQITIQHVNARQDKISVILG, encoded by the coding sequence GCGCCGTGGTATTAACCGGCCAGTCGGAACGGGTTCGGCTGTTGAATGAAAACGGCGGGGAGGTGAATCAGAAAGTAAGCCGCCTCTCGCATGCCTCTGAAACCCGGATCAACGTGAACCGGGGCCGGGACCGGATTATCGAGTTTCTGAAGGAAACCTCGGCCCGCCGGGAGGCCATCCGAAGCCATATTGATGTGCGCGAACTCTGGGAAGTTTTAAGCCCCATGGGCGAATGGGTGGATCTTAAAACCATGACCGGCCTTTGCTTTCCGGAAAATTCCAACGGAGATCACGAGGCCGCCTTAATCCGGGCCTGTTTTAACAACCGGATTTATTTCAAGTTTAATTACCAGTGGTTTTTCCCCCACGCCGCCGAAGAGGTGGAGAGAAATATGGCGCGGGAGCAGGAGAAGGCCCGCCGCGAGCAGTTGATTGAAGACGGGGGGGAGTGGCTGAAACAGCTGGTGGCCGGCCAGGCACCGCATCCCCCGGCAGCATTCCAGCAGATTGTCGGGGCATTAAAGTCCTATTACCTGTTCGGCAAAGAGAGCAATTCCTATTCCCTGGCCAAAGCCATACTGAATCGCGCCGGAGTGGAGAGTTCGGATAAAATTTTCGATGCCCTGGTGCGCTTGGGCGTCTGGACCCTGAACCAGAATCTGGAGCTGGATCGCTTAGAGATCTCCATTGATTTTTCCGGACCGGTGAGTGAAACCGCCTCCCACTTGCCGCGCACGGATCATACGGATATCGAGGAATCCAGCCGCAGGGACCTGACCGATCTTGAATTGATGACCATTGACGGCCAGGGCACGCTTGATTTCGATGATGCCTTGAGTATCGAGCCCGCTGCCAACGGCCATCGGATCGGGGTGCATATCGCGGATGTTTGCGCGTATGTGCCTGTGGACGGGGTGATTGACCGGGAAATCATCAGCCGGGGAACTTCCATTTATATGCCGGATATGAAAATTCCCATGCTGCCGCCCCGTCTGGCTGAGGATCTTTGCAGTTTGCGCGCCGGTGAGATCCGGCCGGCGATCAGCATATTTTTCACCGTTACCCCCACCGGCGGGATCGCTGATTCGGATATTTTTCCCTCCTATATTTCGGTGAAACGCCAGCTTAGTTACAATGATGCGGATTTGATGGCTGAATCCGATCCGGCCATCCGGCAGCTGCATAAGCTGGCGGTGGATTTCAGAGATCAGCGGCTGGCTGACGGCGCAGTGTTGATTTCTCTGCCCGATATAAGCCTTCGGGTATTTGAGCACGGCGAAATCAGTATTAAAAAGCTTGACCGGAACAGCCCGTCCAGACTTTTGGTCTCCGAGATGATGATCATGGCCAATTGGCAGATGGCCAAATTTTTATATAATAAGCAAATGCCTGCGGTTTTTCGCTCCCAGCCGGAGCCCCGGGGGCGCTTATACCAGAATCCGGATAATGCCACGCTTTTTCAGAACTGGATGCAGCGGCGCATGTTAAGCCGGGCGGTCTTATTGCCCACGCCCGAATACCACTCCGGCCTGGGTCTGGATGCCTATGTCACCGCCACCTCCCCGATCCGAAAATATTTTGATCTGATCACCCAGCGCCAGCTCCGGGCCTGTTTTGATCTTGAAAAGGGCTACAGTGCCGAGCAGATCGAGCAAATCATCCAGCAGGTTCAGCAGCCCATGACCCATGCGGCCATCACCCAGACCCGGCGGTTTCGTTACTGGATGCTGAAATATCTGGCGGGCCGGATCGGGCAGAAGGAAGAGGCCATTGTCCTGGACAAACGCTGGGACAAGTATACCATTCTGTTAACCGCCTATCTGGTGGAGTGCCGGATGCCGGTCTCCGGCGGCTGGGAGTTGAAACCCGGGGATCTGATCCAGATCACCATTCAGCATGTAAATGCCCGGCAGGACAAGATTTCGGTGATACTGGGATGA
- a CDS encoding IMP cyclohydrolase: protein MTNDIKQMYKTIMDDHFPPRMEISFVDDNNRQTLYYEKVDWVIENVRKGLRYGENPGQEAALYRLINGNLVLGETRSIAPGKHLVSDAELLQSGKHPGKTNLTDADNALNILRYLTDKPAVIIVKHNNPCGAATSGNLADAYHKAYMADRVAAFGGCIAVNRALDTETAAAIADQYAEVVVAPEFEDGVIDILARRKNLRVIQIQNIEQLQSFAAQRVVEFKSLIDGGLITQWSFVPNARSKADMQLAQCEYKGTHYKISREPTEQEYADILFGWLLESGVTSNSVIYVKNGVSVGIGTGEQDRVGVAEIARDKAYRKLADRYCFETHGLAYNNLSDPDKKAEIDARVKDENGGLIGATMISDAFFPFRDGVDVGLREGITAVAQPGGSLNDYQSIEACNEADATMVFTGQRSFKH from the coding sequence ATGACTAACGATATCAAACAGATGTATAAAACCATCATGGATGATCATTTTCCGCCCCGGATGGAGATCAGTTTTGTGGACGACAATAACCGGCAGACCCTTTATTACGAAAAGGTGGACTGGGTAATCGAAAACGTCCGGAAAGGGCTGCGCTACGGGGAAAACCCGGGCCAGGAGGCCGCCCTGTACCGGCTGATAAACGGCAATCTGGTTCTGGGCGAAACCCGGAGCATTGCCCCGGGAAAGCATCTGGTATCTGATGCCGAGCTTCTGCAGTCCGGCAAGCATCCGGGAAAGACCAACCTCACGGATGCGGATAATGCCTTAAACATCCTGCGGTATCTCACGGACAAGCCCGCGGTGATTATCGTCAAGCACAACAACCCCTGCGGCGCGGCCACATCCGGGAATCTGGCGGATGCCTATCACAAGGCCTACATGGCCGACCGGGTGGCGGCATTTGGCGGCTGTATCGCCGTTAACCGGGCTCTGGATACGGAAACCGCCGCAGCCATCGCCGATCAGTATGCCGAAGTAGTGGTGGCCCCGGAATTCGAGGACGGCGTAATCGACATCCTCGCCCGGCGCAAAAACCTGCGGGTGATCCAGATTCAAAACATCGAACAGCTCCAATCCTTTGCCGCCCAGCGGGTGGTGGAGTTTAAAAGCCTGATTGACGGGGGGCTCATTACCCAGTGGTCCTTTGTCCCGAATGCCCGCTCCAAAGCTGACATGCAGCTGGCCCAATGCGAATACAAGGGCACGCATTACAAAATTTCGCGGGAACCCACGGAACAGGAATATGCGGATATTCTTTTCGGCTGGCTGCTTGAGTCCGGGGTGACTTCCAATTCCGTGATTTATGTAAAAAACGGGGTCTCGGTCGGCATCGGCACCGGCGAGCAGGACCGGGTGGGGGTAGCGGAAATCGCCCGCGACAAGGCCTACCGGAAACTGGCGGACCGCTATTGCTTTGAGACCCACGGGCTTGCCTACAACAACCTGTCAGATCCGGATAAAAAGGCGGAGATTGACGCCCGCGTAAAAGACGAAAACGGCGGATTGATCGGGGCGACCATGATCAGCGATGCCTTTTTCCCCTTCCGGGACGGGGTGGATGTGGGCCTGCGGGAAGGGATAACCGCCGTTGCCCAGCCGGGCGGCTCCTTAAATGATTACCAGTCCATCGAGGCCTGTAACGAGGCCGATGCCACCATGGTCTTTACCGGACAGCGAAGCTTTAAACACTGA
- a CDS encoding four helix bundle protein yields MTLGHERLDVYRLSISYVAWVYEKAKGLNGVHRPARDQWLRASQSIPLNIAEGDGKTADADRRRYFEIARGSALECAAIQDVLVVGKALDKTESRSRKDELDRMAAMLSRLGGRGYQVREDHTFYGQEATGDFDPDSDSDFDLDGEGK; encoded by the coding sequence ATGACGCTAGGACACGAGAGACTTGACGTTTACCGTCTATCGATCAGCTACGTGGCCTGGGTATACGAAAAGGCCAAGGGGTTGAACGGCGTCCATCGTCCCGCACGGGACCAATGGCTTCGCGCGAGCCAGTCGATCCCGCTGAACATCGCCGAGGGCGACGGCAAGACCGCCGACGCGGACAGGCGGCGCTATTTTGAGATTGCGAGGGGCTCCGCGCTAGAATGCGCCGCCATTCAGGATGTTCTGGTTGTCGGCAAGGCGCTGGACAAGACCGAGAGCCGGAGCCGCAAAGACGAACTCGACCGCATGGCGGCGATGCTCAGCCGACTGGGCGGAAGAGGATACCAGGTTCGGGAGGATCATACATTCTATGGCCAGGAGGCTACAGGCGATTTCGATCCCGATAGCGATAGCGATTTCGATTTGGACGGAGAAGGAAAGTAG
- the pyk gene encoding pyruvate kinase, whose amino-acid sequence MAKTKIVCTIGPASQHQHTLEAMIRQGMNVARLNFSHGTHADHAAVIERIRKGSAAIGKPVASLQDLCGPKIRVGEIEPPGIRLEPGDTLTLTSKPITGSENRVSVSYPGLARDVTPGDEILLADGMMELEVVGTSETDIECRVIIGGVLTSHKGINLPSGSIRVPALTEKDKTDLAFGLSHDVDYVALSFVRTPEDIEEAKQIIARAGKSTPVVAKIEKHEAVNNIDAIIAVADGIMVARGDLGVEIPLETVPAIQKELVRKANAAGKPVIIATQMLRSMVDAPRPTRAEAADVANAVLDGTDALMLSEETAIGNYPVKSVEYMTRIAENAESSYVYEKSFSMITDIKVSESVAHAACILADHLNAGAIIASTQSGFTAAQLSRFRPKSHIIALSPDAHTVRRLCLYWGCLSSEVARAEDVDAMLETAVETARDIGHVKEGDLLVITAGHPLWQSGTTNMIKVREL is encoded by the coding sequence ATGGCAAAAACAAAGATTGTCTGCACCATCGGGCCGGCCAGTCAGCATCAGCATACGCTGGAAGCCATGATCAGGCAGGGCATGAACGTGGCCCGGCTTAATTTTTCCCATGGGACCCATGCGGATCATGCAGCGGTGATTGAGCGGATTCGCAAAGGCTCCGCGGCGATCGGCAAACCGGTGGCGAGTCTCCAGGATCTCTGCGGCCCCAAGATCCGGGTCGGAGAAATTGAACCGCCGGGCATCCGCCTGGAGCCCGGCGACACCCTTACGCTGACCAGCAAGCCGATCACAGGTTCGGAAAACCGGGTGTCCGTGAGTTATCCGGGGCTTGCCCGGGATGTGACCCCCGGTGACGAGATTCTTTTGGCCGACGGCATGATGGAGCTCGAAGTGGTGGGTACCTCTGAGACGGATATCGAATGCCGGGTGATTATCGGCGGGGTGCTGACATCGCATAAGGGGATCAATCTTCCCTCCGGTAGTATCCGGGTGCCCGCCTTAACGGAAAAGGATAAAACGGATCTGGCGTTCGGGCTGTCCCATGATGTGGATTATGTGGCCCTGTCCTTTGTGCGCACCCCCGAAGATATTGAAGAGGCCAAGCAGATCATTGCCAGGGCGGGCAAAAGTACCCCGGTGGTGGCAAAAATCGAAAAGCACGAGGCGGTTAACAACATCGATGCCATTATTGCCGTGGCAGACGGCATAATGGTGGCGCGCGGGGATTTGGGGGTGGAAATACCCCTGGAAACCGTGCCGGCCATCCAGAAGGAGCTGGTGCGAAAGGCCAATGCCGCGGGCAAACCGGTAATCATTGCGACGCAGATGCTGCGCTCCATGGTGGATGCCCCGCGGCCGACCCGGGCCGAGGCCGCGGATGTGGCCAATGCCGTATTGGACGGCACCGATGCCCTGATGCTGTCCGAGGAAACCGCTATCGGCAATTATCCGGTAAAATCCGTGGAGTATATGACGCGGATTGCGGAAAATGCCGAGTCTTCATATGTTTATGAAAAATCATTCTCCATGATCACGGACATCAAGGTATCTGAATCCGTGGCCCATGCCGCCTGCATTCTGGCGGATCACCTGAATGCGGGCGCCATTATTGCCTCCACGCAGTCGGGCTTTACCGCAGCCCAGCTTTCCCGGTTCCGGCCGAAAAGCCATATTATCGCCTTATCCCCGGATGCGCATACTGTCCGCAGGTTGTGCCTGTACTGGGGATGTTTGTCCAGTGAGGTAGCCCGGGCCGAGGACGTGGATGCCATGCTGGAGACCGCCGTTGAGACTGCCCGGGATATCGGCCACGTAAAAGAAGGGGATTTGCTGGTGATTACCGCCGGTCACCCCCTATGGCAGTCCGGCACCACAAACATGATTAAAGTGCGCGAGCTTTAA